Proteins encoded together in one Euwallacea similis isolate ESF13 chromosome 12, ESF131.1, whole genome shotgun sequence window:
- the LOC136412606 gene encoding Krueppel-like factor 3 isoform X2 produces the protein MSDRLDQVDRGTSSRGTSESYSPREGPPVQMEPVDLSVKNSPIVPKLHPQQKLRNPAPSGKVHNKPPDIPKTFPTTPPDISLALAADPNRSLTSTAALLALQRIKDASISLTITPALPGSSPSKSSSSNNNTSIINNNNIYEESKPLPEVTIRRRKIHRCDVAGCHKVYTKSSHLKAHKRTHTGEKPYQCSWEGCTWKFARSDELTRHYRKHTGQKPFSCNLCQRSFSRSDHLSLHMKRH, from the exons ATGTCGGACCGACTCGACCAGGTGGATCGGGGCACCTCGTCCAGGGGTACCTCCGAGTCCTACAGCCCCAGAG AAGGCCCCCCGGTCCAGATGGAGCCGGTTGATTTGAGCGTAAAGAACTCGCCCATCGTACCCAAATTGCACCCCCAACAAAAGCTGAGGAATCCGGCTCCTTCAGGGAAAGTGCACAACAAACCACCTG ACATTCCAAAAACATTCCCAACAACGCCTCCTGATATTAGCCTTGCCCTTGCTGCAGACCCCAACAGATCTCTTACTTCCACGGCAGCTTTATTGGCGTTACAAAGGATAAAAGACGCCTCCAT CTCATTAACCATAACCCCAGCTCTGCCTGGATCATCCCCTAGTAAATCGAGCTCGAGCAACAATAACACGTCGATAATCAACAACAACAACATTTACGAGGAGTCCAAACCCCTTCCAGAAGTGACGATACGTCGGAGAAAGATTCATAGGTGCGATGTTGCTGGGTGTCATAAAGTCTACACCAAAAGCTCGCATTTGAAAGCGCACAAAAGGACACATACAG GTGAGAAGCCCTATCAATGTTCCTGGGAGGGTTGCACGTGGAAGTTTGCCAGATCCGACGAGCTGACGAGGCACTATAGAAAACACACCGGCCAGAAACCTTTCAGCTGTAATTTGTGTCAACGGTCATTTAGTAGGTCCGATCATTTGTCGCTTCATATGAAGCGGCATTGA
- the LOC136412606 gene encoding Krueppel-like factor 7 isoform X1: MVFMDECRTDSTRWIGAPRPGVPPSPTAPEAEGPPVQMEPVDLSVKNSPIVPKLHPQQKLRNPAPSGKVHNKPPDIPKTFPTTPPDISLALAADPNRSLTSTAALLALQRIKDASISLTITPALPGSSPSKSSSSNNNTSIINNNNIYEESKPLPEVTIRRRKIHRCDVAGCHKVYTKSSHLKAHKRTHTGEKPYQCSWEGCTWKFARSDELTRHYRKHTGQKPFSCNLCQRSFSRSDHLSLHMKRH, encoded by the exons GACGAATGTCGGACCGACTCGACCAGGTGGATCGGGGCACCTCGTCCAGGGGTACCTCCGAGTCCTACAGCCCCAGAG GCAGAAGGCCCCCCGGTCCAGATGGAGCCGGTTGATTTGAGCGTAAAGAACTCGCCCATCGTACCCAAATTGCACCCCCAACAAAAGCTGAGGAATCCGGCTCCTTCAGGGAAAGTGCACAACAAACCACCTG ACATTCCAAAAACATTCCCAACAACGCCTCCTGATATTAGCCTTGCCCTTGCTGCAGACCCCAACAGATCTCTTACTTCCACGGCAGCTTTATTGGCGTTACAAAGGATAAAAGACGCCTCCAT CTCATTAACCATAACCCCAGCTCTGCCTGGATCATCCCCTAGTAAATCGAGCTCGAGCAACAATAACACGTCGATAATCAACAACAACAACATTTACGAGGAGTCCAAACCCCTTCCAGAAGTGACGATACGTCGGAGAAAGATTCATAGGTGCGATGTTGCTGGGTGTCATAAAGTCTACACCAAAAGCTCGCATTTGAAAGCGCACAAAAGGACACATACAG GTGAGAAGCCCTATCAATGTTCCTGGGAGGGTTGCACGTGGAAGTTTGCCAGATCCGACGAGCTGACGAGGCACTATAGAAAACACACCGGCCAGAAACCTTTCAGCTGTAATTTGTGTCAACGGTCATTTAGTAGGTCCGATCATTTGTCGCTTCATATGAAGCGGCATTGA